Proteins encoded by one window of Nicotiana tabacum cultivar K326 chromosome 10, ASM71507v2, whole genome shotgun sequence:
- the LOC107816927 gene encoding interactor of constitutive active ROPs 2, chloroplastic-like isoform X1: MQTPKARTVSVEVPQRTSPATPKTTRKLKTPGSDADSVSSPNPATRTPKDRSPKVVGRRSPRSPVIEKKRPSKVSDLEAQLAQLQEELKKAKDQLNSSESLKKRAQQDADEAKKQLAVMSEKLEDSKKQLLELSDSEEARLLELRKISQDRDRAWESELEAIQKQHELDSAALASALNEIQKLKIQLDRVADSEATQAHHAESAHAEIQSLRVELMETLTLVEKLRNQLNDSKESEACSLEEVSKAQMQLEMSKMTEDTLRSEGLKAMDACRTLSLELEKSKDRVASLEELVSKLQSSESSVAAEGNGVTVEADELKAEVSELRAALEASERKYQEEYIQSTLQIRSAYELVERTKSESTQREAEWEAKLNETKSEVQELKEKLMNKEAELQNISDENKGLSLHVEQMQSADKEFELSAQLKQSESISGDLRGNLLDKENELQSLMEENELLKSEIGKRESESTKMSDEALALVEAAKTAESEALIKLGDLTEEADRSSRKVARVTEELDAAQTANSEMETELRRLKVQCDQWRKAAEAAASMLSAGNNGKYVERTGSLDYHTIGGKLGSPLLDDLEDDSPKKKNNNMLKRIGVLLKKGQK; this comes from the exons ATGCAGACACCAAAAGCAAG GACTGTTTctgtggaggtgccacaaaggaCATCTCCTGCTACACCAAAGACAACTCGAAAACTCAAGACTCCGGGTTCAGATGCTGATTCTGTTTCATCTCCAAATCCAGCAACCAGGACACCTAAAGATAGGAGTCCTAAAGTTGTTGGTCGCCGGTCGCCTCGGAGTCCAGTGATAGAG AAGAAGCGTCCAAGCAAAGTATCCGACTTGGAAGCCCAGCTTGCTCAACTCCAAGAGGAGCTGAAGAAGGCGAAAGACCAGCTTAATTCTTCTGAATCATTGAAGAAAAGGGCTCAACAGGATGCCGATGAAGCCAAAAAGCAGCTCGCCGTCATGTCAGAAAAGCTCGAGGATTCTAAGAAGCAGCTACTTGAGCTCTCAGATTCAGAGGAAGCTCGACTTCTGGAGTTGCGGAAGATCTCACAGGACCGAGACCGAGCATGGGAATCCGAGCTTGAAGCTATCCAGAAGCAGCATGAGTTGGACTCTGCTGCTTTGGCATCTGCCTTGAATGAAATTCAGAAACTTAAAATTCAGTTGGACCGAGTGGCCGATTCTGAAGCCACTCAAGCTCATCATGCTGAGTCTGCTCACGCTGAGATTCAAAGCTTAAGGGTTGAACTTATGGAGACCCTTACATTGGTTGAGAAATTGAGAAACCAGCTTAACGATAGCAAGGAATCCGAGGCTTGTTCGCTTGAAGAAGTTAGCAAAGCTCAAATGCAGCTTGAAATGTCCAAGATGACTGAGGATACTCTACGTTCTGAAGGTCTGAAAGCGATGGACGCCTGCAGAACCTTGTCTTTGGAGTTGGAAAAATCAAAGGATCGAGTGGCTTCTTTGGAGGAACTTGTCAGCAAACTCCAGTCTTCAGAAAGTTCTGTAGCTGCAGAAGGAAATGGCGTAACTGTGGAAGCTGATGAACTAAAAGCTGAGGTAAGTGAACTAAGAGCTGCTTTAGAGGCTTCCGAGAGAAAGTATCAGGAAGAATACATACAGAGCACCTTGCAGATAAGAAGTGCTTACGAGCTAGTGGAGCGCACAAAATCTGAATCGACTCAGAGGGAGGCCGAATGGGAGGCAAaattaaatgaaacaaaatctgAAGTGCAAGAGCTAAAAGAAAAACTGATGAACAAAGAAGCCGAACTGCAAAACATTTCAGATGAGAATAAGGGGCTAAGTCTGCATGTCGAGCAAATGCAGTCAGCTGATAAAGAGTTTGAACTATCTGCTCAACTGAAGCAATCTGAGTCAATTTCGGGAGATCTAAGAGGAAATTTATTAGACAAAGAGAATGAGCTGCAGAGTCTTATGGAGGAAAATGAGCTGCTGAAGTCAGAGATCGGAAAGAGGGAATCAGAGAGTACCAAAATGAGCGACGAGGCACTTGCCTTAGTAGAAGCGGCAAAAACTGCAGAAAGTGAGGCTCTAATAAAGCTGGGAGATTTGACTGAGGAAGCAGATAGGAGCAGTAGAAAGGTAGCACGGGTCACTGAGGAGTTGGATGCAGCACAGACTGCAAACTCAGAGATGGAAACCGAGCTGAGGAGGTTAAAAGTGCAATGCGATCAATGGAGAAAGGCTGCTGAAGCAGCTGCATCTATGCTTTCAGCTGGAAATAACGGGAAATATGTCGAGAGAACAGGTTCTTTAGACTACCACACTATAGGCGGAAAGCTTGGTTCTCCACTTTTGGACGACTTGGAAGATGActcgccaaagaagaagaataacaacATGTTGAAGAGAATTGGTGTTTTATTGAAAAAGGGGCAGAAGTAA
- the LOC107816928 gene encoding small ribosomal subunit protein uS12 produces MGKTRGMGAGRKLKSHRRRQRWADKSYKKSHLGNEWKKPFAGSSHAKGIVLEKIGIEAKQPNSAIRKCARVQLIKNGKKIAAFVPNDGCLNYIEENDEVLIAGFGRKGHAVGDIPGVRFKVVKVSGVSLLALFKEKKEKPRS; encoded by the exons ATGGG GAAGACACGTGGAATGGGAGCTGGACGCAAGTTGAAGTCCCACCGCAGAAGACAAAGGTGGGCTGACAAGTCCTACAAGAAGTCGCATCTTGGTAATGAATGGAAGAAGCCATTTGCCGGATCTTCCCATGCCAAAGGAATTGTGCTTGAGAAGAT AGGTATTGAGGCTAAGCAGCCCAACTCTGCTATTCGTAAATGTGCTAGGGTTCAGCTCATCAAAAATGGGAAGAAGATTGCTGCTTTTGTCCCCAACGATGGTTGTTTGAACTACATTGAAGAAAAT GATGAAGTGTTGATTGCTGGATTTGGTCGGAAAGGTCATGCTGTGGGAGATATTCCCGGAGTCAGGTTCAAGGTGGTGAAGGTTTCTGGTGTCTCTCTCCTAGCTCTCTtcaaggagaagaaggagaagccaAGATCCTAA
- the LOC107816926 gene encoding uncharacterized protein LOC107816926 gives MSAEECEKMDLEVNSLIDFSSENDSLIVNSSSPLPSWGLEEYPSSGATNIQEEMDMAGKGNRDDQFPQLHESKEPGKARKGKVNLRKSLAWDSAFFTDAGVLDAEELSSIMKGGEKHNLPMIEEDVRQSDDSISTLESDNLTLDHIEAELFGDIRASIQNLTISSSGDVSTKTDSGANSSVKKVDLASKDRMKPKLAPKRIIGAQAGIPKSQPKQITGTQRLGGLKQDKTQVTQPITRPTDGASLKPPKISTKSQPVSAGVSKRASLDISRVKIDNNSTKTSTASVRGAQTPKASASNNASRVLPRPAMSMKAPSVGSSAAMRIPSTRSSSDSSGSTSSDKTAKSSLPAARRKVDSSKPTAQPSASAKLRTPSKAALKSKVPSGNSAVSAYLMSTKINSSISPASSISEWSSASSSSSAAMNQRSSNLRISLDTSSCRSFDSDTSTLDLKNHLSDQTSNKPEIVGTPLTRGSLKQAGTISRPASMKPTGLRMPSPKMGYFDGVKAVHTPNGSHPSLSTVLPKTEVTVCSPNGNSNMKAKSVKVPLRANRKPESLKHLSPVSSSDKSNVSVNHSTALPKTVATICSPKGNSNTKAKSVKVPLRANRRPENLKHLSPVSSTDKSNVSDNHPGAPSDITLIPELSLEVHHEISGANTLKNMDVVAEEADPFENIRSAGLVVSESENQGAVGNDAGASLVATKSENQGVASNDTGASLVATKSENKGVAGNDAGASLVATKSENEGVAGNDAGASLVATKSENQGVVGNDTCASLVAIKSENQGIASTLNNKEVLAEGPDTVEHAAADGLVGIKSENHVIVSNDTVVIESGNQRASTLNNEEVVPERPDTFEHVAGDDLVEIKGENQVIANNDMDVIKSENQRLANSSNDKEVAAEGPDSVEHVPGDGLVAIKSEDQVMANNDVDVIKSENQRLANSSKDKEVVTEGPDSAKHVADDGLVAVKSESLSVLNSDMIAGFIATKGENQGPDSVEHVPSDGLVVITGESQSVLNSDMVAGLIATKGENVRVMENEMNWDTTGNTDIKTAEVVSDKKDSSTENNRRCETVDGDGVGVQCNLNYNSDVLIQKNEMNLEDSLNGDFKNTKIDQVEDSTIKGAEIMPSCQTGDEDRVDVKDDLNTLEKTNTKKNVYQLNSQAAEVSTTPFSDKVESLMNKLAYLSLHTPDAAARMPFAIKNSSTDFLDFSEEAVQVVGKTDLDLPSLEIDHKENNNL, from the exons ATGTCAGCTGAAGAGTGTGAAAAAATGGATCTTGAAGTAAATAGTCTTATTGATTTTTCATCAGAAAATGACAGTCTCATTGTAAATTCTTCTTCTCCTCTTCCTTCTTGGGGTCTTGAAGAATACCCATCTTCAG GAGCTACTAATATTCAAGAGGAAATGGACATGGCTGGTAAAGGTAACCGTGATGACCAGTTCCCCCAGCTGCATGAGTCAAAAGAGCCTGGAAAGGCCAGAAAAGGAAAGGTCAATTTACGCAAAAGTTTAGCTTGGGATAGTGCTTTCTTTACAGATGCAG GTGTGCTTGATGCCGAGGAGTTGTCCAGCATTATGAAGGGAGGTGAAAAACACAATTTACCTATGATTGAGGAGGATGTGCGGCAATCTGATGATTCAATCTCCACATTGGAAAGTGATAATTTGACACTAGACCATATTGAAGCAGAGCTGTTTGGAGATATAAGAGCTTCAATCCAGAACCTAACCATTTCAAGTAGTGGGGATGTATCTACAAAGACAGATAGTGGAGCTAATTCTT CTGTGAAGAAAGTGGACCTTGCTTCAAAAGATAGG ATGAAGCCAAAGCTTGCTCCAAAAAGAATCATTGGAGCACAAGCCGGGATACCAAAAAGTCAGCCAAAACAAATTACTGGAACACAAAGATTGGGAGGGTTGAAGCAGGATAAGACACAAGTCACACAG CCTATCACCAGACCTACAGATGGAGCATCATTAAAGCCTCCAAAAATTAGCACAAAGTCGCAACCTGTTTCTGCAGGTGTATCCAAAAGGGCTTCTTTGGATATCTCACGAGTCAAAATTGATAATAACAGCACGAAAACTAGTACAG CTTCTGTTAGAGGGGCTCAGACGCCAAAAGCATCTGCCTCAAATAATGCTAGTAGGGTGTTACCGAGACCTGCTATGTCTATGAAGGCCCCTTCTGTCGGCTCTTCAGCTGCGATGAGAATACCTTCAACAAGATCTTCAAGTGATAGCTCTGGAAGTACTTCATCGGACAAGACAGCTAAATCTTCACTTCCTGCAGCGAGGAGAAAGGTGGATAGCAGCAAACCTACTGCTCAACCTTCTGCAAGTGCAAAACTTAGAACCCCTTCAAAAGCTGCATTGAAGAGTAAAGTACCGTCTGGGAATTCTGCCGTCTCAGCTTATCTGATGTCCACTAAGATCAACTCAAGCATATCGCCTGCTAGTTCTATTAGCGAGTGGTCTTCAGCATCATCGTCATCTTCTGCTGCCATGAACCAAAGGTCAAGTAATTTAAGGATTAGCCTTGATACCAGCTCCTGCAGATCATTTGACAGTGACACCTCAACTTTGGATCTGAAGAATCATTTAAGTGATCAGACCTCAAATAAGCCCGAAATTGTGGGAACACCTTTAACTAGAGGAAGTTTAAAGCAAGCAGGCACAATATCTCGTCCGGCCTCTATGAAACCAACGGGACTGCGGATGCCATCTCCGAAGATGGGTTACTTTGACGGG GTGAAGGCAGTCCATACTCCTAATGGTTCTCATCCCAGTTTGTCTACTGTGCTGCCCAAGACTGAAGTTACGGTCTGCAGCCCAAACGGAAATTCAAACATGAAAGCTAAGAGTGTAAAAGTTCCACTTAGGGCAAACAGAAAGCCTGAATCTCTGAAGCACCTCTCTCCTGTGTCTTCCTCAGACAAGTCAAATGTTTCAGTTAATCACTCTACTGCACTGCCCAAGACTGTAGCTACCATCTGTAGCCCAAAAGGAAACTCAAACACGAAAGCAAAGAGTGTAAAAGTTCCACTTAGGGCAAATAGAAGGCCTGAAAATCTGAAGCACCTCTCTCCGGTATCCTCTACAGACAAGTCAAATGTTTCAGATAATCACCCTGGTGCTCCAAGTGATATTACTCTTATTCCTGAGTTATCTCTTGAAGTTCATCATGAAATAAGtggagcaaatactttgaaaaatATGGATGTGGTGGCTGAAGAAGCTGATCCATTTGAAAACATTCGAAGTGCTGGTTtggttgtttctgagagtgaaaACCAAGGCGCGGTGGGCAATGATGCAGGTGCTAGTTTGGTTGCAACTAAGAGTGAAAACCAGGGCGTGGCCAGCAATGATACAGGTGCTAGTTTGGTTGCAACTAAGAGTGAAAACAAAGGCGTGGCAGGCAACGATGCAGGTGCTAGTCTGGTTGCAACTAAGAGTGAAAACGAAGGTGTGGCAGGCAATGATGCAGGTGCTAGTTTGGTTGCAACTAAGAGTGAAAACCAAGGCGTGGTGGGCAATGACACATGTGCTAGTTTGGTTGCAATTAAGAGTGAAAACCAAGGCATAGCAAGCACTTTGAACAATAAGGAAGTGTTGGCCGAAGGACCTGATACAGTTGAACACGCTGCAGCTGATGGTTTGGTTGGAATTAAGAGTGAGAACCACGTCATTGTGAGCAATGATACAGTTGTGATTGAGAGTGGAAACCAAAGAGCAAGTACCTTGAACAATGAGGAAGTTGTGCCTGAACGACCTGATACATTTGAACACGTTGCAGGTGATGATTTGGttgaaattaagggtgaaaaccAAGTCATTGCAAACAATGATATGGATGTGATTAAGAGTGAAAACCAAAGATTAGCAAATTCTTCGAATGATAAGGAAGTTGCGGCTGAAGGACCTGATTCAGTTGAACACGTTCCAGGTGATGGTTTGGTTGCAATTAAGAGTGAAGACCAAGTCATGGCGAACAATGATGTGGATGTGATTAAGAGTGAAAACCAAAGATTAGCAAATTCTTCGAAAGATAAGGAAGTTGTGACTGAAGGACCTGATTCAGCTAAACACGTTGCAGATGATGGTTTGGTTGCGGTTAAGAGTGAAAGCCTAAGTGTTTTGAACAGTGATATGATTGCTGGTTTCATTGCAACTAAAGGTGAAAACCAAGGACCCGATTCAGTTGAACATGTTCCAAGTGATGGTTTGGTTGTGATTACAGGTGAAAGCCAAAGTGTTTTGAACAGTGATATGGTTGCTGGTTTGATTGCTACTAAAGGTGAAAACGTACGCGTTATGGAAAATGAAATGAACTGGGACACTACTGGGAATACTGACATCAAGACTGCGGAGGTTGTTTCAGATAAGAAGGATTCAAGTACTGAAAACAATAGACGGTGTGAAACAGTTGATGGAGATGGAGTAGGTGTTCAGTGCAATCTTAACTATAATTCTGATGTGCTCATCCAGAAGAATGAGATGAACTTGGAGGATAGTTTAAATGGTGACTTCAAAAATACCAAGATTGATCAAGTTGAGGACTCAACTATCAAGGGTGCTGAAATAATGCCATCGTGCCAAACAGGGGATGAAGACAGAGTAGATGTCAAGGATGATTTGAATACTCTCGAGAAaacaaatacaaagaaaaatgttTACCAACTAAACAGTCAGGCAGCAGAAGTCAGCACAACCCCATTTAGCGATAAGGTTGAATCTCTAATGAATAAGTTGGCCTATTTGTCACTACATACCCCTGACGCAGCAGCAAGGATGCCATTCGCTATCAAGAATTCTTCCACTGATTTTCTTGATTTTTCTGAAGAAGCTGTCCAGGTAGTTGGGAAGACTGATTTAGatcttccttctttagaaattgatcataaagaaaacaacaatttATGA